The Candidatus Bipolaricaulota bacterium genome contains a region encoding:
- a CDS encoding DNA polymerase IV, whose amino-acid sequence MEKDARKIGHLDMDAFYAAVEQLDNPAYRGKPVIVGGLGPRGVVSTASYEAREFGVKSAMPMAKARKLCPHAIFLPPRFPRYKEISDHVRAIIRDYTPIIEPISLDEAFFDLTGSERVVGPAEEILRSIKSRVREETGLTCSVGLAPNRFLAKIASELEKPDGLVIITPDRVQEVLDPLPVERIFGVGKVTARRLHGLGIDTIRALREAPIELLVREFGKYGRVLYHLARGEDDTPVRPEREAKSVSREVTFPHDVYEREEIERIVRRMAREVAGQLRRDGLLGKTVRIKVRFPDFRTITRQARMEAPTDSTYLIEETAIGLLRRRVELSGEGVRLLGVGVGNLTAGKARQLPLFTTDETLDRTIDRLQNTFGTRAVQRDGHPSPVNGKETVAGKGGSGYPESGGEAE is encoded by the coding sequence ATGGAAAAAGATGCGCGCAAGATCGGGCACCTCGACATGGACGCGTTCTACGCCGCGGTGGAGCAACTCGACAACCCCGCCTACCGGGGCAAGCCGGTGATCGTCGGCGGGCTCGGTCCGCGCGGGGTGGTATCAACCGCATCGTACGAGGCGCGGGAGTTCGGGGTGAAAAGTGCAATGCCGATGGCGAAAGCGCGCAAGCTCTGCCCGCACGCGATCTTCCTCCCGCCCCGCTTTCCCCGCTACAAGGAGATCTCCGACCACGTCCGCGCCATCATCCGCGACTACACCCCGATCATCGAACCGATCTCGCTCGACGAGGCGTTCTTCGACCTGACCGGTTCCGAACGGGTGGTCGGTCCGGCGGAGGAAATCCTAAGATCGATCAAGTCCCGGGTGCGGGAGGAGACCGGGCTCACCTGTTCGGTCGGGCTTGCCCCGAACCGGTTCCTGGCGAAGATCGCCTCTGAGCTGGAGAAACCGGACGGGCTTGTGATCATCACCCCGGACCGGGTGCAGGAGGTCCTCGATCCCCTTCCGGTCGAGCGGATCTTCGGGGTGGGAAAGGTCACGGCACGGAGGCTGCACGGCCTCGGGATCGACACGATCCGTGCGCTACGGGAGGCACCGATCGAGCTCCTCGTGCGCGAGTTCGGGAAGTACGGCCGGGTCCTGTACCACCTCGCGCGGGGGGAGGATGACACTCCAGTCCGGCCGGAGCGAGAGGCAAAGTCGGTCTCCCGCGAGGTCACGTTCCCGCACGACGTCTACGAGCGGGAGGAGATAGAGCGAATCGTGCGGCGGATGGCGCGTGAGGTGGCGGGGCAGCTGCGGCGGGACGGCCTGTTGGGAAAGACCGTCCGGATCAAGGTGCGGTTTCCCGACTTTCGCACGATAACCCGCCAGGCACGGATGGAGGCCCCGACCGACTCCACCTACCTGATCGAGGAGACGGCGATCGGGCTCCTGCGTCGCCGGGTTGAGCTGTCCGGGGAAGGAGTGCGCCTCCTCGGGGTCGGGGTGGGGAACCTCACCGCAGGGAAGGCACGCCAACTCCCCCTGTTCACGACCGATGAGACCCTCGATCGGACGATCGATCGGCTCCAGAACACGTTCGGGACGAGGGCCGTGCAGCGGGACGGACATCCCTCACCCGTAAACGGGAAGGAGACGGTAGCGGGGAAGGGCGGGAGCGGGTATCCTGAGTCCGGAGGTGAGGCGGAGTGA
- a CDS encoding NUDIX hydrolase: MTHMRYYIETDGRVFLVNRGGTFGLPARDEIPFPIEEIAPLATDPPVMFATPQLPRFPHEWPSKDELASTNAATPLVRAAVHASMPRVVVEGIAIQDGNVLLVKGSRGLTEGRWSLPGGFVRFGESPAAGLVREVREELRVEASIDELVDVRAKLGEISRLHWIMVFYRITIDGAPNPDPDEIAEARFFPLEEAKELVSDSLMRAVLSSL, translated from the coding sequence ATGACGCACATGCGCTACTACATCGAGACTGATGGGAGGGTCTTCCTCGTAAACCGCGGTGGTACCTTCGGGCTTCCCGCGAGGGATGAGATCCCATTCCCGATCGAGGAGATCGCCCCATTGGCGACCGATCCGCCGGTGATGTTCGCCACTCCGCAACTTCCACGGTTTCCGCACGAGTGGCCGAGCAAGGATGAGTTGGCCAGCACGAACGCGGCGACACCGCTTGTCCGCGCAGCAGTGCACGCATCGATGCCGCGGGTGGTGGTCGAGGGGATCGCGATCCAGGATGGAAACGTCCTTTTGGTCAAGGGAAGCCGGGGGCTCACCGAGGGGCGGTGGTCGCTCCCCGGCGGGTTCGTCCGGTTCGGGGAATCCCCGGCCGCCGGGCTCGTGCGCGAGGTGCGGGAGGAGCTGCGGGTCGAAGCATCGATCGATGAACTGGTCGACGTGCGGGCCAAACTCGGCGAGATCAGCCGCCTCCATTGGATCATGGTCTTCTACCGGATCACGATCGATGGAGCCCCGAATCCGGATCCGGATGAGATCGCGGAAGCGCGGTTCTTCCCGCTCGAGGAGGCTAAGGAGCTGGTGAGCGATTCCCTGATGCGGGCTGTGCTCTCTTCTCTATAG
- a CDS encoding LacI family DNA-binding transcriptional regulator, producing MATVSYVINGTRNVAPETAARVRAAMEELSYHPNAVAQSLRTRTTHVIGAVISDISNPFFATLIRGAEDCARENGYSLLICNTSEKLENELVYLQLLSRKRVDGMIIAPTGKNDGLIKDLIARGMQIVFIDRKVEGVAAPAVLSENEEGAYQATRYLIEQGHRKIGIVLGLPHVSTTTERLHGYERALAEAGIAADPSLIVYGHSQVEGARKASVTLLDRADRPSAVFATNNLMTIGLMMAIHELELHCPQDVSVIGFDDFDWAAAFNPPLTTVAQDPYLIGERAVEILFANLNQHNRSTVEVRIPTRFLRRGSVNTIP from the coding sequence GTGGCGACAGTTTCGTACGTGATCAACGGAACAAGGAACGTCGCTCCGGAGACAGCGGCGCGGGTGCGGGCGGCGATGGAGGAGTTGAGTTATCACCCCAATGCAGTCGCCCAGTCACTGCGTACTCGCACCACTCATGTGATCGGCGCGGTCATCTCCGACATCAGCAACCCGTTCTTCGCCACGTTGATCCGAGGAGCAGAAGATTGCGCTCGGGAGAACGGGTACAGCCTCCTCATCTGCAACACAAGCGAAAAGTTGGAGAACGAACTCGTCTACCTACAGCTTCTCTCCCGCAAGCGCGTGGACGGGATGATCATTGCCCCGACCGGAAAGAACGACGGCCTGATCAAGGATCTGATCGCACGGGGAATGCAGATCGTGTTCATCGACCGAAAGGTGGAAGGGGTGGCTGCCCCGGCCGTCCTGTCGGAGAACGAGGAGGGGGCGTATCAAGCGACCCGCTATCTGATCGAGCAAGGGCATCGCAAAATCGGGATCGTCCTCGGACTTCCCCACGTTTCCACCACCACCGAGCGGTTGCACGGGTATGAACGCGCTCTTGCCGAGGCGGGAATCGCCGCAGATCCGTCCCTCATCGTATATGGTCATTCGCAAGTGGAAGGAGCACGGAAAGCATCCGTAACGCTGCTCGACAGAGCGGATCGTCCGAGCGCGGTCTTCGCCACCAACAACCTGATGACGATCGGGCTGATGATGGCCATCCACGAGCTTGAGCTCCACTGCCCGCAAGACGTGTCGGTGATCGGGTTTGACGATTTCGATTGGGCAGCGGCGTTCAACCCCCCGCTCACAACCGTTGCCCAAGATCCTTACCTAATCGGAGAAAGGGCAGTAGAGATCCTCTTTGCAAACTTAAACCAGCATAACCGCTCCACAGTCGAGGTGAGGATTCCAACCCGCTTCTTACGACGTGGATCTGTAAATACTATCCCATGA
- a CDS encoding sugar ABC transporter substrate-binding protein has translation MKRILSVTLILVALLTLMVGTSYADESTKTLYVNGHPMFLGLAAHSVRNVWEDLYVKAFNWYCADLGIRSTWTEAGYDTATQITQAKRLIDMGIDGLIISPWDVKALRVVMDYAKEHNVPVICTNTVVDSSYPLMFVGFGQKQAGAQLAQKIVEYLRDKVEPIGEVKGTVLELSSGPGTSEDIMRGGGFHDVIDQYPDVKVITQVATSDRAKAKTVTLNVLRSGTKIDAVFAQNGSMALGADEALKDAPGITPKDVFIATVDAFPQICDEIGAGNIDVAVDQTPAFYNPIAVYYMVQYLEKGPSALPKFGETITADQLQPYLDTGVKHMGLDPWKVPMWAPAQIRHMTEFSSDITHDYIWFQTNAVVVTKDNYNSPLLWGNFPLPGW, from the coding sequence ATGAAGAGAATCTTGTCCGTAACATTGATTCTGGTGGCGTTGCTTACACTGATGGTGGGAACGAGCTACGCCGATGAAAGCACTAAGACATTGTACGTCAACGGGCATCCAATGTTCCTCGGACTTGCCGCCCACTCGGTCCGCAACGTTTGGGAAGACCTGTACGTCAAGGCGTTCAACTGGTACTGCGCCGATTTGGGGATCCGTTCCACCTGGACGGAAGCGGGGTACGACACCGCTACCCAGATCACCCAGGCCAAGCGCCTGATCGACATGGGGATCGACGGGCTCATCATTTCCCCGTGGGATGTGAAGGCGCTGCGTGTGGTGATGGACTACGCGAAGGAACATAACGTTCCCGTGATCTGCACCAACACGGTCGTCGACAGCAGCTATCCCCTGATGTTCGTCGGGTTTGGGCAGAAACAGGCTGGCGCGCAACTCGCTCAGAAGATCGTAGAGTACCTGCGGGATAAGGTTGAGCCGATCGGTGAAGTGAAGGGAACCGTGCTCGAACTCTCCTCAGGTCCGGGAACCTCCGAAGACATAATGCGCGGGGGTGGGTTCCATGACGTGATCGATCAGTACCCCGACGTCAAAGTGATCACCCAGGTAGCCACATCGGACCGGGCAAAGGCGAAGACCGTCACTCTGAACGTGCTCCGCAGTGGAACAAAGATCGACGCTGTATTCGCTCAGAATGGGTCGATGGCCCTGGGTGCAGATGAAGCACTCAAGGATGCACCTGGAATCACTCCCAAGGACGTGTTCATCGCCACCGTCGATGCCTTCCCGCAGATCTGCGATGAGATCGGCGCTGGGAACATCGATGTCGCTGTGGACCAGACTCCCGCGTTCTACAACCCGATCGCCGTCTACTACATGGTTCAATACCTAGAGAAGGGTCCGTCCGCGCTGCCCAAGTTTGGAGAGACGATCACCGCCGACCAATTGCAGCCTTATCTCGACACGGGAGTAAAGCACATGGGCCTTGATCCGTGGAAGGTACCGATGTGGGCACCGGCTCAAATTCGTCATATGACCGAGTTCAGCAGTGACATCACACACGACTACATCTGGTTCCAGACGAATGCGGTCGTGGTGACCAAAGACAACTACAACAGCCCGCTTCTGTGGGGGAACTTCCCGCTTCCTGGTTGGTAG